A DNA window from candidate division WOR-3 bacterium contains the following coding sequences:
- a CDS encoding zinc ribbon domain-containing protein: MPIYEYECSDCKEHFEELVLSQDASRKIRCPKCASRRVKRLFSAFGISGTDKPVSSCGTCSAKTCKSCRT; encoded by the coding sequence ATGCCGATTTACGAATACGAATGCAGTGATTGTAAAGAGCACTTTGAAGAGCTTGTTTTAAGTCAAGACGCCTCAAGAAAAATAAGGTGTCCAAAATGCGCGAGCCGCCGAGTAAAAAGATTATTTTCGGCATTTGGTATCTCAGGCACCGATAAACCGGTAAGTAGTTGTGGCACTTGTAGTGCAAAAACCTGTAAGAGTTGTCGAACCTAA
- a CDS encoding HU family DNA-binding protein — MTLTKYQIVNKIYKQLKPKYSRNDILKIVQMFIDEITDAILDGNRVELRDFGVFATKLRKPKLGRNPKTNEPVPIPTRLVMTFKPGRNLKNKLARMKTV; from the coding sequence ATGACCTTAACCAAATATCAGATTGTTAATAAAATATATAAACAGTTAAAACCCAAATATTCACGTAACGACATCTTAAAAATTGTTCAGATGTTTATTGATGAGATTACCGATGCGATTCTGGATGGTAATCGAGTGGAATTACGGGATTTCGGGGTTTTTGCCACAAAATTGCGCAAACCAAAGCTTGGGCGTAATCCTAAAACTAACGAGCCGGTACCAATTCCCACCCGGCTGGTGATGACTTTTAAGCCAGGGCGCAACCTAAAAAATAAATTAGCCAGAATGAAAACTGTCTAA